The window TGAAAAGCATAGAGGATTTGGAAAATGGTTTAGGTACCGAAAGAAAACTGATTGAAGAGTGAGAATCGGTTTTTCCGATCAGGCCTGGGAAGATTATCTATATTGGCAGACTACCGATAAATCCATTTTAAGAAAAATAAATGCTTTAGTAAAAGATATAGAAAGAACTCCATTTGAAGGTTCTGGCAAACCAGAGCCGTTAAAGCATAATTTAGCGGGTTTGTGGTGTCGACGGATAAATTTAGAACATTGCCTTGTATACAAAATTGACAACGGATCAATTCATATCCATCAATCCCACTATCATTACTAAAACATTAACAAATAACTCACATGCTTCAGGGTTTGCCTTAACTTCTCTAAGGCAATGCTCACCTGGCGTTCAACCGTTTTGGGCGAAATGTTGAGTTTGCTGGCAATTTCCTTATACTTCATATCGCTAAAGCGACTCAATACAAAAATTTCACGGCATTTTTCGGGGAGGGTGTTTATGGCTGCTTTTATTTGATGGGCCAGTTCTTTTTCTTCGTACCCGTTTTCAACTGCGCTTCGTACTTCATCAAGCAGGTTGTTTTTTTGCAGGTAGTCAACGTAAAGATTTTCTATTTTCTGGTGCTTCAAATAATTGAGGCAGCGGTTTTGCGCCATTTTATACAAGTATGAGCTTACCGATGTTGAAAACGTAACCTCATGACCTTTCTCCCACAAATCGGTAAATATTTCGGCTACTATCTCCTCGGCCACCGGCAAATCATTCACAAAACGATTGGCGAAAAGCGTAAGGCGGGTATAATGAAGTTTAAATAAAACTTCAAACGCGCCGGCGTCGCCCTGTGTTAGTTTTGTTATTGACGTGTTGGTTTTTGAGGTAATCATTTATTCATAGCGTGGGTAAAAAGAAATACTTTTTAAAAAACTTTAACAAGTTAACGATTAAATTTTGAAAGCATCAAATTTAATATGGAAATATTGATGAATATGCCTGCAAATATTTTGTATCGCGAATATAATTCGCAATTAGCAGGGTGAAATTTTGCCTTTATCCGAATTTAATAAAAAATATTTTAACTCCGCTTGAGGGTGCGCGGTTTTTCAGTTGTCTTGCTAATAAGAACACGAATGGACAACGAGGAAATAAAACTGTTACTGGTAAAATATATAACCCGCGAAGCCGATGAAAAAGAGGTGGGGCAGGTGAAGGAATGGATTAATGCACACCCCGAGAATGAGCAGTACTTTGCCCAGCTATATGAAACCTGGCAAAACATGTTGTACCTGCAGCCCGATGTTATTAATGAGGAGAAAGCATTCGCCAAATTTTCGGCAGCAACTATTCCGCATGTACCAAAATACCGGGTGCTTGCTGTATGGAGTAAGGTGGCTGCAGCCGTAGCCCTGTTTGGTTTACTGACAGCAGTGCTTGTAAGCCATTATTCAAAAAATGTGCAGAGTACAAGGCAGGTATTTGTTAATAATGGGGGCGTAAAAAAAATAGTTTTAAGCGATGGCACCACCGTTTGGCTAAATGCGGGCAGCAAGCTTAAATATAATACAGACTTTAATAAAACAAACCGGACTGTTTATCTGGAGGGCGAGGCTTTTTTCGACATTGCTCCTGGCAGCAAAACTATCCCGTTTTTGGTTAACACTAAAAATTATACCATCAGGGATATCGGCACAAAATTTAACCTGAAAGCTTATGCTAACGACTCCTTTTTTGAAACCACGGTTGTAAAGGGCGAGGTAGCGGTTGAAGGTAACATAGATAACAACACGCGCGAGATGAACCGCATCTATGTTAAGCCGCACCAGGTGCTCAGGATATATTATCCCAGTGCTGAAAAATACGCGGTAAAGCAAGATGATAAAGAATTGAAAAACCTAAACGAGATACAAGTATCGCAGGTTGATTCGGCAAAAATGGACCGCTACGATGGCTGGAAGGATGATTTGCTGGTATTTGATGGCAATACGCTCGACGAGATATCTAAAGTATTGGAACGCAGGTACAATGTAAAAATTATTATGGACGATGCCGAATTGCAAAACATCCGCTATTCGGGCAGTTTTAAAAGTATATCCAGTATAGATAAAGTTTTAAACCTTATAAAAGGTAATACAGCCATTAATTACACTATTGCAGGCAATACAATAAACATCACAAAAAACAATAAAAACTAATCTGTTAACCCTTTAAAAACAAAATAACCTATGGCGATAAACTAACGCTCTCTCTTTCAAAATAGAACCCGGTGTGCGCTAACACTCCGGGCCCTCAATAAAATCAATAGCTAATACCCTACGCTTGGGGAAGCATCGTATTAACTGATTAACAAACAAATTTATGATAAATTTTGACAGAAAATCTGTAATGGCTGCGCGTGCGTGGCAAAAAACGATTAAAATTATGAAGCTTGTAACTGTTTTACTCTTGACGGGAATAATGCAAATACACGCAGCTGCTTTTTCGCAAAACGTTTACAACTTTAATGTAAACAATATATCTGTTAAACAGATGTTTAAGCAGATTGAAAAAAGCAGCAAGTACACGGTTTTTTACCGGCTGGACCAGGTTAACATTGATAAAAAAATTAATGTTGAATTGCAAAACGCCAGTATTGAAACCGTGATGAAGGATGTGCTTAAAAATCAGCAGCTCACCTTCCAGGTGGTTGATAATATCATTATTATTAAACCGGCCGATGGCAAAACTATAGCAACAGTTACAGTAACCGGTACCGTTACAGATGCCGCGGGGCTTCCTCTACCCGGTGTAAGCATAAAACTTAAAGGCAGTACATTAGGAACAGTAACCAATATCGACGGAAAATATAGCCTTACATTGCCCGATGGCACAGGCATACTCCTGTTTAACTTTTTAGGCTTTACACCACAGGAGGTGCCCATTGGCGGCCAAACAGTGGTAAACGTAAAGCTTGTTGAAGAATCAAAAGCGCTGAACGAGGTTGTAGTGGTTGGTTATACTACTCAAAAGAAGAAAGACCTTACCGGTGCCGTAGCGGTAGTAAATGTTAAGGATTTGAATAAACAAGCTTCGTCATCAGTTAACAGCCAGTTACAGGGGCAGGCATCGGGTGTTACAGTAACCGGATCGGGCCAGCCGGGCGAAGAGCCACAGGTACACATCAGGGGTTTTAATACGTTTGGCGATAACACCCCTTTGTACGTGGTTGATGGCATGGAAACCTATGATGTAAGTACCCTTAACCCAAATGATGTTGAATCGTTACAGGTGTTAAAGGATGCAAGTTCAGCTTCAATATACGGGGCAAGGGCTGCAAACGGGGTTATCATCATTACCACCAAAAGGGGCAAGGGCAAAGTGAGCATTCAGTATGATGCTTATTACGGTTCGCAGGTACCCAAGGGAGGCAATGTTTGGCATACCTTAAATCCGCAGCAAACGGCCGACCTTCAGCTAATGGCCGAAAAAAATTCGGGAATAACAGATTTTACCGACCCGCTTTATAACCCTACCGGGGCAAATTCAAAATTTACACTGCCAGATTATATTACTCCTGCCGGCGCAAAAGAGGGAAGCCCGGCGGTTGATCCGTCGAAATATTACGTTAATCCGTTGTATACATCGCCAGATGACTATAATAACTTTTACCGTATAACGAGGGCGAATAAAGCAGGTACCGACTGGTATCACGAACTATTCAAATCGGCCCCGATAACAAGTCATAACGTAACCTTAAGCGGAAGCAGCGACCAGGCGAGCTACCTGTTCTCGCTCAATTATTTTAACCAGCAGGGAACATTGATTGATACTTATTTAAAACGGTACACCTTACGCTCAAATACTACATTTAATATTACCAAGCATATCCGCGTAGGCGAAAACCTGGCTTACTCTATTACTAAAAACCCTAAAGTAAGCACAAACAATCCCGATGGTGTTATTGCCATGGGTTTAAGGGAGCAGCCAATTATTCCGGTATATGATATTAAAGGGAACTACGCCGGCAGTTATGGCACCGGCTTAGGCGATGCCAACAACCCGGTGGCCATACAGCAACGTTCAAAGGTAAGCGGCGCTACAGATTACCGCCTGTTGGGTAATATGTTTGCCGAAGCGGATATAGTTAAAGGGCTAACCCTGCGTACCAGTTTTGGCGGCGACATCACCAACGGTAATGACCATTACTTTAATTACCCAACCTACGAAAATGTCGAAAATTCGCAAACCAACAGTTATGGCGAAGATTCATACAGTAATTACACCTACAACTGGACAAACACCCTTACCTATCAAAAGCTATTCGGAAAACACAGTTTTAATGTGGTAGTAGGTACCGAATCTGTAGAAACATACAACAGCGGGCAAGGGGGCAGCATACAAGGCTTTTTTAACTTCGACCCAGATTATGTTAACCTGTCTACAGGCACCACCAACAAAAATATTTACAGTGGCAAAAGTGCCACCTCGCTTTTCTCGGAGTTTGCCCGCCTTGATTATATTTTTGATAATAAATACCTGTTTAACGCTACCATTCGCCGCGATGGATCTTCTAAATTCCCGGTAACCCAGCGTTATGGCTACTTCCCGGCTTTTAGTGCCGGCTGGCGTATTTCGCAGGAAAGCTTTTTGAAAGAAGTAAAATGGCTTACCGATTTGAAAGTGAGAGGTGGCTGGGGTATTATGGGTAACCAGATTAACATGGGGGCCAAAGATGCCTTTACTACGTTTAATACCAATATAGGCCAGTCATACTATCCTTTAGATGGTAATGCTGCGTTGCTGCCAGGTTTTTACCAGGATCAGATAGCCAACCCCAACGCATTGTGGGAAAAAGATATCAACTCCAACTTTGGTTTTGATGCTACCCTCCTTAACGGAAAAGTAGCCATAACCGCCGATTATTACCGTAAAGACATTAAAGACCTTTTATATGCAGCCAAGCAATTGGGTACTGCCGGTAATGGTAATGTGCCTGCACAAAACGTAGGCAAAATGAAAACAGACGGGTTAGATATATCTGTAACAACTAATTTAAATGTAAATAAGGAGCTAAGCTTTAGTGCCACAGGAACCTTAACAACCTATAATAACAAAATATTAAAAGTATCTGATGACAGGGACTATTTTTCGGGCGATGCCACCAGCCGCTTTGACGGCCCGATAACCAGGAGTGCCGTAGGCCACTCATTGGGCGAATTTTATGGTTACCAGGTAGATGGTTTCTGGAATAGCCAGGCACAAATTGATGCGGCCGATGCCGGTGCTCAAAAAATAAGCGGCGACCCTAATGCTGTTTATCAATCAGATACTAAAGTTGGCCGCTTTAAGTATAAAGATGTTAACGGCGATGGTGTAATTACCGATGCCGACCGCACATTTATCGGTAACCCTAACCCTAAATTTACAACAGGTTTAAACCTGAGCGTAAATTATAAAAACTTTGACGCCAGTGTATTTCTTTACGGCTCGTTTGGCAATAAGTTGTGGAACAGTGTTAAATACTGGCGAGACTTTTATGCCTCATACGGAACTGCCAAAAGCTATACTGCGCTTAATGATTCATGGACGCCAACGCATCAAAACGCAAAAGCGCCTATACAGGAGTTGGATGCATCGACAAGCAGTGGCGCAACGCCAAATTCCTATTTTGTTGAAAACGGTACCTACGTGAGGATGCGCAACGCGCAAATTGGTTACACCTTCAAAATTCCTGGTCTTAAAAAAGCAGGCGTTCAAAAATTAAGGATCTACGTATCAGCAACCAACCTGTTCACATTAACCGGTTACAGCGGCATCGATCCGGAATTGAGCGGCAATACCAAAGATTTTGGTATTGATGAGGGTAGCTACGCCAGTCCACGTACATTTTTATTCGGAGTAAATTTTTCATTATAAACACAGCATTAAAAGTATTACAATGAAAGCAAAAAGATATTTCAGCGTCCTGTTGCTTAGCGTTTTCGCGCTGGGTGCATGTAAAAAAACATTTCTTGATAAACCAATTAACGGCGCGCTCGAGCCTCAGTTTTTACAAACCGAAGCAGGTGCCCAGGAATTATTAGTAGGCGCCTACGCTGCCCTTGACGGCCAGCAGGGCGGCGATGCTGCCATAGGTGGTGGCGGCTCATGGGAGGCATCGCCCGATAACTGGATTTACGGCGGCGTGGCCGGCGGGGATGCTTCAAAGGGAAGTATTGCCGGCGATCAGCAGCCTATTGAGCCCATTATGAAGTATAATCCCGATGCCAGCAACGGTTTTTTTGACAGCAAATGGAGGGCCGATTATGAAGGGATTTCAAGAACCAACAATACCATTGGTATCACTAACAAAGTTGCCACTATTGCAGCAGCTACCAAAACAAACATTATAGCACAGGCCAGGTTTTTACGCGCCCATTACTATTTCGATCTGAAGAAGATGTTTAACAATGTGCCTTACCTTGACGAAGCCACCACAGATATTAACCAGCCCAATACAACAGATATATGGCCAAAAATTGAGGCCGATTTTCTGTATGCCTATAATAATTTGCCCAATACACAGGCTAATGTAGGCCGGGCCAACAAATGGGCGGCGGGAGCATATTTGGCAAAAACATATTTGTATGAGCATAAATATACCGAGGCCAAGGCTGTTTTTGATGCCGTTATTGCGCAGGGCGTAACCGCGTTGGGCTTAAAATATGCGTTAAACGAAAAATTTAATGATAATTTCAGAACGGTCACCAATAATAGCGCCGAGTCGGTTTTTGCTGTGCAGGCAGCCGCAAACAGTGATCCTAACGGGCCTTCAAATGCCAACGATGGCGATATGCTGAATTTTCCATATGGTAACAGCAGTCCGTTTAGTTGCTGTGGTTTTTATCAGCCGTCAATTGAGCTGGCCAACCATTTTCGTACCAACCCGGCTACCGGCTTGCCATACCTGGATGATTATAACAGCCATGCTTTAACAACCGATATGGGTGTAGCGGCAGGCGATGATTTTACACCTGATGACGGTACCATAGATCCCCGTCTTGATTGGACTGTTGGCCGCCGAGGCATACCATATCTTGATTGGGGTATCCACCCGGGCACCGATTGGGTACGCGATCAACAATACGGGGGCCCTTACTCGCCCATAAAAAATGTATATGGCCAGGCCGAGCAAAGTGAAAACGGGGATAACACTTCGTGGGCACCTGGTTCGGGTATTAATGTAAACCTTATTCGTTATGCCGATGTGCTATTGATGGCCGCCGAAGTTGAAGCCCAGCTGGGTAATTTTAATAAGGCTGAAAGTTATGTAAACATGGTGCGCAGCAGAGCGGCCAACACATCTGGATGGGTACACAACTATAAAGACAATGATAACCCTACCGCTGGTTTCACCAACACACCCGCTGCTAATTATAAAGTCAGCGTTTACCCTGCCGGTGCTTTTACAGGTAAAGACTTTGCGCTGAAAGCCATTTATTTTGAACGTAAAATTGAACTGGCAATGGAAGGGCACCGCTTTTTTGATTTAGTTAGGTGGGGTATTGCCGATACCGAGTTAAATGCCTATATGGCCTATGAAAGCAAGTTTACCAACGATGTTAAGGGAGGCAAATTTTTGAAAGGCAAAAGCGAATATTACCCCATTCCGCTTATTGAGATTGACTTAAGTGCCAAAGGCGGATCGCCGGTGCTTAAACAAAACCCGGGTTACCATTAATAAATTATAATTATATCTGCCGGGGTTTTTATATCCCGGCAGATTTTCTCAAATTGCTGCGTATTACCCCTGCTGTAAACCGGCCAACAACTATAAACCACAATATGAACACATCATCGACACGATTTTTATCGCTGGATGTATTTAGAGGGATGACTTTATGTTTTATGATCATCGTGAATACACCAGGGAGCGGGGCTGATGCTTTTGCGCCCCTACAGCATGCAGCCTGGCATGGTTTCACCCCAACCGACCTGGTATTTCCCTCGTTTTTATTTGCGGTGGGCAACGCCATGAGCTTTTCGATGAAGCGCTATATCGAGATGGGTAATGCCGCCGTACTTACCAAGATATTTAAACGCACGCTACTGATATTTTTAATAGGATACCTCATGTATTGGTTCCCTTTCTTCAATTTTGATAAAGGGCACTTTGAGTTTTCGCCGATAAGCCATACCCGTATTTTCGGGGTATTGCAGCGTATCGCGTTGTGTTACTGTTTTGCGTCGCTCATGATCCATTTTTTATCAAAGCGTTCGGTCATTATTTTATCCATCTTGTTCCTGGTAGCTTATTGGATTATCCTGCTTGTTTTTGGCGATCCGCTAAACCCGTTAAGTATGACCGGAAACGCTGGCTATTACCTGGATAAGCTTGTACTTGGCGCCGATCATATGTACCATGGCGAAGGAAAAGCATTTGATCCTGAAGGTATCCTGAGCACCTTGCCGGCTATTGTAAACGTGGTTGTTGGCTACTACGCCGGCAAATTCATTCAGCAAAAAGGTAAAGGGTACGATGTGATATCAAAAATGCTGCTCATGGGCTGCCTGTTCATCTTTATTGCCCTATGCTGGAATATGGTGTTCCCTATTAACAAAAAGCTATGGAGCAGCCCGTTTGTACTGATAACCACCGGCCTTGATCTGGTGATCCTGTCATTCCTGGTATATGCCCTGGAGATTAATGATTGGAACAAAGGCAACTGGACAAGGTTTTTTACCATCTTGGGTAAAAATCCACTACCACTTTATGTACTGTCAGAAACTTTAGTGATTTTCTTTTACATGTTTACTGTAAAGGGTAGCAGTTTATATAATTGGATAAATACCAATATTTACCAGGCTATAATACCCGGTGCAATAGGCTCATTGCTGTTTGCCATAAGCTATATGCTTATTTGCTGGCTTGTGGGTTACCTGCTGGATAAAAAGAAGATTTATATCCGCGTGTAAGCATTAAACCTAAAAAATAAAACTTAAAGGCGCAGGCATGAAAATGGCCGCGCCTTTAAGTTTTGGAAGAACTACAGATTAAAAAAGTTATACTCCAGTCTAACCAGGTACATGTTTTTGGAGTTGCGCTCCATGGCATTGTACAGTGGTGCGCGGTACGAAAAATCCAACCGGCATAAACTGTTAAAAATAAACTGCACAGCTGGTGCAACATCCAGGTAGCTTTGCACGTGTCCAGGATTTGTTTTGCCTAACAGTTCTACGTATAGGTTCATGTTTGTCTGGCTATAATCGCGGTAGTGCCGGGGTAATAGCAGGTAACCGGCCGATAGGGTATAGGCGATGGCATTTCTGGCCTGAAATTCAGGTAGTGCATGTCCGCCGGCATTATCAAACGCCCGGATATAGCCTGCCGAGCCGGATATAGCCAGTTTATGCAGCAGTTGTGTAAATACAACACCGCTTTGCAGGCCACTGTTATCTCCTTCTAAAGTTATTTCCTGGTTGGGCACAGGATTATTGATGCTGGCCAGTTTAACAAAAGCGGCCCCCCTGAAATGCTGCTGAACAGTATCAATCGAAAGGAACCGATATTTGGCGTATACACTGCCTCCATCAAAATGCTGATTGTTGCTGTAATAATCAGACATGTAAACAGATCCATGTACCATAAGGTGGCGGCTTACGCCATACATAGCTTCAATAGTGCTGCGGTTTTTGTAAGTAGGGCTAAAAAAGCCCTGGTTTTCTATCCGCATACCTAATGAACTGGTGGCCATATTACTGGCTGGTTCGGTGTTTACATACAATTCCTGCGAGAAAACAGGGCATGCCATAGCCGTTAGGCAAATAGCCAGAAATAAGATTCTCATAAAAAATGATTAATTATATGGCTAAATGATAAACACGGCCGGAAGAAGGTGCTGCATCTGTTACCTGACCCAGGTATTTTTTTGATACCGATTTTGGCGCAAATCCCTGATCAACAACGGTAACATTAACTGTACCGCTGGTTGGTTTATTGGCAGGATTAAGTAGCTTGTAGGTATCGCCTCCGTAGCTGAAATTGTTATCGGCTACTTTGGTGTTATCAAAGTTGTAAGTGGCTTTCAAGCTGTTTACCGAAAATCCCGAGCCTTGTACTTTTTTGCTCATTAACTCAAAATTTACAGGCACATCGTTTTTAAAGGTGATAAGGTAAGTATTGCGGATCAGGTCGGTTTTAATGTCGCCTATAAAAGGCAGGGTGCGGAGTGCTTTTTCTGTTGATTTGGCGCAAAGGGCGCAGGTAAGCCCGCTAACCTGTAATTCAGCTTTGGTAAACTGAGCTTTTGCAACGGTAGCAGAAAGAGAAAATATAATGATGAATATTTTAAGCGTTTTCATTTGAATCTTTTTAAATTAATATTGAATTAAACTGTGGTAATATACCGGGTTATTAGCTGTTCAATTAACTTATCAGATCCGGAAAATACAATTTTTGATAAAAGTTGCTAAACTTTGTACCGGCTCATCGGGAGGTGCGCGGTCAAAATACTTTTCGAGCGAGGGCTGTTGCGGAAAAAAGGAATAATTGCCAAATGGAAGGTGAGGTAATTCAAAACCAAATATTTGGCTTAAAAAGGATGCTTCTTCGGCCTGGTGTACATCTTTAACCTTTATCTGTAAATGGCTGTTTTTACAGCATTTTATTTTGCCAGCAACCTTATCCATGCCGCAGTCAACAGCAGGGGCGTTCAATTTAACAGATGAGATGTAGTTGCCGCAATAATGCAGGTTAAGCGCAAAGCCTAATACTGTAACAACGTACAGCATAGTCAATAATACCGCTCCTGATTTTTTTAGCATATAACAAAAATAGGTGATTAACTTGTTGATTACAAATTGTTTTTGGAGAGAGAAAGTTGATGTAATGA is drawn from Mucilaginibacter ginsenosidivorax and contains these coding sequences:
- a CDS encoding Txe/YoeB family addiction module toxin is translated as MRIGFSDQAWEDYLYWQTTDKSILRKINALVKDIERTPFEGSGKPEPLKHNLAGLWCRRINLEHCLVYKIDNGSIHIHQSHYHY
- a CDS encoding RNA polymerase sigma-70 factor; the protein is MITSKTNTSITKLTQGDAGAFEVLFKLHYTRLTLFANRFVNDLPVAEEIVAEIFTDLWEKGHEVTFSTSVSSYLYKMAQNRCLNYLKHQKIENLYVDYLQKNNLLDEVRSAVENGYEEKELAHQIKAAINTLPEKCREIFVLSRFSDMKYKEIASKLNISPKTVERQVSIALEKLRQTLKHVSYLLMF
- a CDS encoding FecR family protein — protein: MDNEEIKLLLVKYITREADEKEVGQVKEWINAHPENEQYFAQLYETWQNMLYLQPDVINEEKAFAKFSAATIPHVPKYRVLAVWSKVAAAVALFGLLTAVLVSHYSKNVQSTRQVFVNNGGVKKIVLSDGTTVWLNAGSKLKYNTDFNKTNRTVYLEGEAFFDIAPGSKTIPFLVNTKNYTIRDIGTKFNLKAYANDSFFETTVVKGEVAVEGNIDNNTREMNRIYVKPHQVLRIYYPSAEKYAVKQDDKELKNLNEIQVSQVDSAKMDRYDGWKDDLLVFDGNTLDEISKVLERRYNVKIIMDDAELQNIRYSGSFKSISSIDKVLNLIKGNTAINYTIAGNTINITKNNKN
- a CDS encoding TonB-dependent receptor, whose amino-acid sequence is MQIHAAAFSQNVYNFNVNNISVKQMFKQIEKSSKYTVFYRLDQVNIDKKINVELQNASIETVMKDVLKNQQLTFQVVDNIIIIKPADGKTIATVTVTGTVTDAAGLPLPGVSIKLKGSTLGTVTNIDGKYSLTLPDGTGILLFNFLGFTPQEVPIGGQTVVNVKLVEESKALNEVVVVGYTTQKKKDLTGAVAVVNVKDLNKQASSSVNSQLQGQASGVTVTGSGQPGEEPQVHIRGFNTFGDNTPLYVVDGMETYDVSTLNPNDVESLQVLKDASSASIYGARAANGVIIITTKRGKGKVSIQYDAYYGSQVPKGGNVWHTLNPQQTADLQLMAEKNSGITDFTDPLYNPTGANSKFTLPDYITPAGAKEGSPAVDPSKYYVNPLYTSPDDYNNFYRITRANKAGTDWYHELFKSAPITSHNVTLSGSSDQASYLFSLNYFNQQGTLIDTYLKRYTLRSNTTFNITKHIRVGENLAYSITKNPKVSTNNPDGVIAMGLREQPIIPVYDIKGNYAGSYGTGLGDANNPVAIQQRSKVSGATDYRLLGNMFAEADIVKGLTLRTSFGGDITNGNDHYFNYPTYENVENSQTNSYGEDSYSNYTYNWTNTLTYQKLFGKHSFNVVVGTESVETYNSGQGGSIQGFFNFDPDYVNLSTGTTNKNIYSGKSATSLFSEFARLDYIFDNKYLFNATIRRDGSSKFPVTQRYGYFPAFSAGWRISQESFLKEVKWLTDLKVRGGWGIMGNQINMGAKDAFTTFNTNIGQSYYPLDGNAALLPGFYQDQIANPNALWEKDINSNFGFDATLLNGKVAITADYYRKDIKDLLYAAKQLGTAGNGNVPAQNVGKMKTDGLDISVTTNLNVNKELSFSATGTLTTYNNKILKVSDDRDYFSGDATSRFDGPITRSAVGHSLGEFYGYQVDGFWNSQAQIDAADAGAQKISGDPNAVYQSDTKVGRFKYKDVNGDGVITDADRTFIGNPNPKFTTGLNLSVNYKNFDASVFLYGSFGNKLWNSVKYWRDFYASYGTAKSYTALNDSWTPTHQNAKAPIQELDASTSSGATPNSYFVENGTYVRMRNAQIGYTFKIPGLKKAGVQKLRIYVSATNLFTLTGYSGIDPELSGNTKDFGIDEGSYASPRTFLFGVNFSL
- a CDS encoding RagB/SusD family nutrient uptake outer membrane protein, giving the protein MKAKRYFSVLLLSVFALGACKKTFLDKPINGALEPQFLQTEAGAQELLVGAYAALDGQQGGDAAIGGGGSWEASPDNWIYGGVAGGDASKGSIAGDQQPIEPIMKYNPDASNGFFDSKWRADYEGISRTNNTIGITNKVATIAAATKTNIIAQARFLRAHYYFDLKKMFNNVPYLDEATTDINQPNTTDIWPKIEADFLYAYNNLPNTQANVGRANKWAAGAYLAKTYLYEHKYTEAKAVFDAVIAQGVTALGLKYALNEKFNDNFRTVTNNSAESVFAVQAAANSDPNGPSNANDGDMLNFPYGNSSPFSCCGFYQPSIELANHFRTNPATGLPYLDDYNSHALTTDMGVAAGDDFTPDDGTIDPRLDWTVGRRGIPYLDWGIHPGTDWVRDQQYGGPYSPIKNVYGQAEQSENGDNTSWAPGSGINVNLIRYADVLLMAAEVEAQLGNFNKAESYVNMVRSRAANTSGWVHNYKDNDNPTAGFTNTPAANYKVSVYPAGAFTGKDFALKAIYFERKIELAMEGHRFFDLVRWGIADTELNAYMAYESKFTNDVKGGKFLKGKSEYYPIPLIEIDLSAKGGSPVLKQNPGYH
- a CDS encoding acyltransferase family protein — translated: MNTSSTRFLSLDVFRGMTLCFMIIVNTPGSGADAFAPLQHAAWHGFTPTDLVFPSFLFAVGNAMSFSMKRYIEMGNAAVLTKIFKRTLLIFLIGYLMYWFPFFNFDKGHFEFSPISHTRIFGVLQRIALCYCFASLMIHFLSKRSVIILSILFLVAYWIILLVFGDPLNPLSMTGNAGYYLDKLVLGADHMYHGEGKAFDPEGILSTLPAIVNVVVGYYAGKFIQQKGKGYDVISKMLLMGCLFIFIALCWNMVFPINKKLWSSPFVLITTGLDLVILSFLVYALEINDWNKGNWTRFFTILGKNPLPLYVLSETLVIFFYMFTVKGSSLYNWINTNIYQAIIPGAIGSLLFAISYMLICWLVGYLLDKKKIYIRV
- a CDS encoding heavy-metal-associated domain-containing protein produces the protein MKTLKIFIIIFSLSATVAKAQFTKAELQVSGLTCALCAKSTEKALRTLPFIGDIKTDLIRNTYLITFKNDVPVNFELMSKKVQGSGFSVNSLKATYNFDNTKVADNNFSYGGDTYKLLNPANKPTSGTVNVTVVDQGFAPKSVSKKYLGQVTDAAPSSGRVYHLAI
- a CDS encoding HYC_CC_PP family protein — translated: MLKKSGAVLLTMLYVVTVLGFALNLHYCGNYISSVKLNAPAVDCGMDKVAGKIKCCKNSHLQIKVKDVHQAEEASFLSQIFGFELPHLPFGNYSFFPQQPSLEKYFDRAPPDEPVQSLATFIKNCIFRI